Proteins from one Salvelinus namaycush isolate Seneca chromosome 34, SaNama_1.0, whole genome shotgun sequence genomic window:
- the LOC120028627 gene encoding mediator of RNA polymerase II transcription subunit 29-like, translated as MAAQQQPGGPIPQVGMQQAATLQQQQLSQQQDFDPVHRFKMLIPQLKESLQNVMKIASLNLGHNTSIDNGIKSSDASVQRFDKSLEEFYALCDQLELCLRLAYECLSQSIDSAKHSPNLVPTATKPDTVQTESLSYSQYLSMIKSQISCAKDIHNALLECSKKIAGKGQPQGIL; from the exons ATGGCAGCGCAGCAACAACCCGGTGGACCGATTCCACAAGTTGGAATGCAGCAAGCTGCTACACTTCAACAACAGCAGTTGAGTCAACAGCAAGATTTCGACCCAGTTCATCGATTCAAAATGCTTATTCCACAATTAAAAGAGAGCCTCCAG AATGTCATGAAGATTGCCTCTTTAAATTTGGGGCATAATACATCAATTGACAATGGCAT AAAGAGCAGTGATGCCAGTGTACAGCGGTTTGACAAGAGTCTGGAAGAGTTTTATGCCCTGTGCGATCAGCTGGAACTCTGCTTA CGGCTTGCCTACGAGTGCTTATCCCAGAGCATTGACAGTGCCAAGCACTCTCCTAACTTGGTCCCAACAGCCACCAAGCCTGACACCGTACAGACAGAGTCCCTGTCCTACTCACAGTACCTCAGCATGATCAAGTCACAGATCTCCTGCGCCAAAGACATTCACAACGCTCTATTGGAATGCTCCAAGAAAATCGCAGGAAAGGGCCAGCCGCAAGGAATCCTGTAG
- the LOC120028348 gene encoding serine/threonine-protein phosphatase 2A 65 kDa regulatory subunit A beta isoform: MAGADGDDSLYPIAVLIDELRNEDVQLRLNSIKKLSTIALALGVERTRTELLPFLTDTIYDEDEVLLALAEQLGNFTMLVGGPEYVHCLLPPLESLATVEETVVRDKAVESLRKISQEHSPVDLEVHFEPLVKRLASGDWFTSRTSACGLFSVCYPRVSSTVKAEIRQHFRTLCSDDTPMVRRAAASKLGEFAKVLELDYVKSDIISLFTALASDEQDSVRLLAVEACVSIASLLPQEDLETLVMPTLRQAAEDKSWRVRYMVADKFSELQKAVGPEITKNDLVPAFQNLLKDCEAEVRSAAAKKVKEFCENLPEDSRETIIMTHILSCVKELVSDTSQHVKSALASVIMGLSTILGKDNTVEHLLPLFLAQLKDECPEVRLNIISNLDCVNEVIGIRQLSQSLLPAIVELAEDAKWRVRLAIIEYMPLLAGQLGVEFFDEKLNTLCMAWLIDHVYAIREAATCNLMKLVEKFGAEWAQNTIVPKVLGMANDPNYLHRMTTLFCINSLSEACGQDITTKHMLPVVLKMSNDQVANVRFNVAKSLQKIGPVLDSNALQTEVKPVLEKLATDTDMDVKYFAQEAIRVLALA, translated from the exons ATGGCAGGAGCTGATGGAGATGATTCTCTTTACCCCATCGCCGTGCTCATTGACGAGCTTCGTAATGAGGATGTGCAG CTGCGACTGAACAGCATCAAGAAGCTGTCTACCATCGCACTGGCCCTGGGAGTGGAGAGGACCCGCACTGAACTCCTCCCCTTCCTCAcag ACACCATCTATGATGAGGATGAGGTGCTTCTTGCCTTGGCTGAGCAGCTGGGAAACTTCACCATGCTGGTGGGAGGCCCTGAATACGTTCACTGTCTGCTG CCGCCGCTGGAGAGCCTGGCTACCGTGGAGGAAACGGTTGTGCGAGACAAGGCGGTAGAGTCTCTGCGTAAGATCTCCCAGGAGCACTCTCCTGTGGACCTGGAGGTGCACTTTGAGCCCCTGGTGAAGAGGCTGGCCAGTGGTGACTGGTTCACCTCCCGCACCTCCGCCTGTGGCCTGTTCAGCGTCTGCTACCCCCGCGTGTCCAGCACTGTCAAGGCTGAAATACGCCA GCATTTCCGCACTTTGTGCTCAGATGACACTCCCATGGTGCGCCGCGCCGCAGCCTCCAAGCTTGGGGAATTCGCCAAGGTTCTGGAGCTGGACTATGTCAAGAGTGACATCATCTCCCTCTTCACCGCACTGGCCTCTGATGAGCAG GACTCAGTGCGCCTGCTGGCCGTGGAAGCCTGTGTGAGCATCGCCTCGCTGCTGCCCCAGGAGGACCTGGAGACCCTGGTGATGCCCACCCTGCGCCAGGCCGCCGAGGATAAGTCCTGGAGGGTCCGCTACATGGTGGCTGACAAGTTCTCTGAG CTCCAGAAAGCAGTAGGCCCAGAGATCACCAAGAACGACCTCGTCCCAGCCTTCCAGAACCTGCTCAAGGACTGTGAGGCTGAGGTCCGATCCGCTGCCGCCAAAAAGGTCAAGG AGTTTtgcgagaaccttccagaagacaGCAGAGAGACCATCATCATGACTCACATTCTGTCCTGtgtcaag GAACTGGTGTCTGACACCAGCCAGCACGTGAAGTCTGCCCTGGCCTCTGTCATCATGGGCCTGTCCACCATCCTGGGCAAAGACAACACAGTGGAGCACCTGCTGCCCCTGTTCCTGGCCCAGCTCAAGGACGAG TGCCCTGAGGTGCGCCTCAACATCATCTCCAACCTGGACTGTGTCAACGAGGTGATCGGCATCCGCCAGCTCTCCCAGTCGCTGCTGCCTGCTATCGTGGAGCTGGCCGAGGACGCCAAGTGGAGGGTCCGTCTGGCCATTATCGAGTATATGCCCCTGTTGGCCGGACAGCTG GGAGTGGAGTTCTTTGATGAGAAGCTGAACACCCTCTGCATGGCATGGCTCATTGACCACG TATACGCTATCCGCGAGGCAGCCACCTGTAACTTGATGAAGCTGGTGGAGAAGTTTGGAGCCGAGTGGGCCCAGAACACCATCGTGCCCAAGGTGCTGGGCATGGCCAACGACCCCAACTACCTGCACAGGATGACCACGCTCTTCTGCATCAAC TCACTGTCTGAGGCCTGTGGCCAGGACATCACCACTAAGCATATGCTGCCCGTGGTCCTCAAGATGTCCAACGACCAGGTGGCCAATGTGCGCTTCAATGTGGCCAAGTCCCTCCAGAAGATCGGCCCTGTCCTGGACAGCAA TGCCCTGCAGACCGAGGTGAAACCAGTCCTGGAGAAACTAGCCACAGACACCGATATGGATGTTAAGTACTTTGCCCAGGAAGCTATACGTG TTCTGGCCCTGGCATAA